DNA from Candidatus Hydrogenedentota bacterium:
AACGCCCGCGCCATTGCCCCGTGGTCCGCTGCATCGGCGAGCGCCGTATTCACGAGCACCGCATCTGCGCCCATTTCCATGGATTCGGCGGCATGCGATGGCGCGCCCAGCCCGGCATCCACCACTACGGGTACCGTGGCCTGCTCGATGATGATCCGGAGCATGTCGCGGGTTCGCACGCCCCGGTTGCTGCCGATGGGCGCGCCCAGGGGCATGACCGTGGCTGTCCCGATTTCTTCGAGCCGCTTGGCCAGAATCGGATCGGCCTGGATGTACGGGAGCACGACAAAGCCCTCCTGCACGAGCCTCTCCGCGGCCCGGACCGTTTCCACAGGGTCCGGAAGCAGGTAGCGCGGCTCTGGCGTCAGTTCCAGCTTGACCCACGGCTCCAGGCCGGCAGCCCGCGCCAGCCTTGCGAGGCGCACGGCCTCGTCCGCCGTGCGCGCGCCACTGGTGTTGGGCAGCAGCAGGTGCTTTGTCCGGTCAATGGCCGATAGAATG
Protein-coding regions in this window:
- a CDS encoding thiazole synthase, which codes for MTFRRICYNPDLRGRYRAPPHGVSNVDDPLVIAGRAFRSRLMVGTGKFPSAGALRAALDASGAEIVTVALRRVDLSKPDGEGILSAIDRTKHLLLPNTSGARTADEAVRLARLARAAGLEPWVKLELTPEPRYLLPDPVETVRAAERLVQEGFVVLPYIQADPILAKRLEEIGTATVMPLGAPIGSNRGVRTRDMLRIIIEQATVPVVVDAGLGAPSHAAESMEMGADAVLVNTALADAADHGAMARAFALAVEAGRTAYRAGLGPQRDTAEASSPLTGFLE